From one Triticum urartu cultivar G1812 chromosome 3, Tu2.1, whole genome shotgun sequence genomic stretch:
- the LOC125548626 gene encoding dynein light chain LC6, flagellar outer arm-like, with protein MLEGKATVEDTDMPAKMQLQATSAASRALDRFDVLDCRSIAAHIKKEFDTIHGPGWQCVVGCSFGCYFTHSKGSFIYFKLESLRFLVFKGMAEEQPLPC; from the exons ATGCTGGAAGGGAAGGCGACGGTGGAGGACACCGACATGCCGGCCAAGATGCAGCTGCAGGCCACCTCGGCGGCGTCCAGGGCGCTCGACCGCTTCGACGTCCTCGACTGCCGGAGCATCGCGGCGCACATCAAGAAG GAGTTCGACACGATCCACGGCCCGGGGTGGCAGTGCGTGGTGGGCTGCAGCTTCGGCTGCTACTTCACGCACAGCAAGGGGAGCTTCATATACTTCAAGCTCGAGTCGCTCCGGTTCCTCGTCTTCAAAGGCATGGCGGAAGAGCAGCCGCTGCCGTGCTGA